A single region of the Salarchaeum japonicum genome encodes:
- a CDS encoding phosphate uptake regulator PhoU: MDTRKVQRLGPSTLAMTLPAEWARAQNVEKGEEITVRESGKGTLTITPESAREEDTEATIHVESFAADAPDSVDAVERAIVGQYVLGRRIIHVESDGALDSAHINAVYKAETQLMGLGVIEETPERITIRCSVDPEDFDLDNLLQRLENTGSTMRGEAVKALAHGNPDIAQRALNRERQANKIFVLCLRLIFTAYQNPNLARAVGLDGGFPLIGYRSVVKNLELTADNAEDIAEIVLETEGHTLDIDSKILRRIREFTDQVDEITKLSVDAVVNRDYDATVEVRKLFKDIEDREDDILADLPEMENEKLLRVREVLVSLQQTAQYAMRNAEIAANLALNEQSDHTTIN, encoded by the coding sequence ATGGACACGCGAAAGGTTCAACGCCTCGGCCCCTCCACGCTCGCGATGACGCTGCCCGCGGAGTGGGCGCGCGCGCAGAACGTCGAGAAGGGCGAGGAGATAACGGTTCGAGAGAGCGGGAAGGGAACGCTCACCATCACGCCCGAGTCCGCCCGCGAGGAGGACACCGAAGCCACGATTCACGTCGAATCGTTCGCCGCCGACGCCCCCGACAGCGTTGACGCCGTCGAGCGCGCCATCGTCGGCCAGTACGTGCTCGGCCGGCGCATCATCCACGTCGAGAGCGACGGCGCGCTCGACTCCGCGCACATCAACGCCGTCTACAAGGCCGAAACCCAGCTCATGGGTCTCGGCGTCATCGAGGAGACGCCCGAACGCATCACCATCCGCTGTTCGGTCGACCCCGAGGACTTCGACCTCGACAACCTCCTCCAGCGCCTCGAAAACACCGGCAGTACGATGCGCGGCGAGGCCGTGAAGGCGCTCGCGCACGGCAACCCCGACATCGCCCAGCGCGCGCTCAACCGCGAACGCCAGGCGAACAAGATCTTCGTCCTCTGCCTCCGTCTCATCTTCACCGCCTACCAGAACCCGAACCTCGCGCGCGCCGTCGGACTGGACGGCGGGTTCCCCCTCATCGGCTACCGGAGCGTCGTGAAGAACCTCGAACTCACCGCCGACAACGCCGAAGACATCGCCGAAATCGTCCTCGAAACCGAGGGGCACACGCTCGACATCGACTCGAAGATACTTCGCCGCATCCGCGAGTTCACCGACCAGGTCGACGAGATAACGAAACTCTCCGTCGACGCGGTCGTGAACCGCGACTACGACGCCACCGTCGAGGTTCGCAAGCTCTTCAAGGACATCGAAGACCGCGAGGACGACATCCTCGCCGACCTCCCCGAGATGGAGAACGAGAAACTCCTCCGCGTCCGCGAAGTCCTCGTGAGCCTCCAGCAGACCGCGCAGTACGCGATGCGGAACGCCGAAATCGCCGCGAACCTCGCGCTCAACGAGCAGTCCGACCACACCACCATCAACTGA
- a CDS encoding ATP-NAD kinase family protein has translation MRTIGVVVNPIAGMGGRVGLKGTDGVVEEARRRGAEPRAPGRARKAFRALRDADPDVRVLAYGGRMGADEARDAGFDPEIVGTPAGDETTAADTRAAVAAFVDADADLVLFVGGDGTAVDIAETLNDLGAETPMLGVPAGVKVYSSVFAVRPEAAGRIAASFERTEGREVNDIDEDAYREGEVRAELKAVVEVPVAEQLQSSKQLAGGTVEALAEGVADGVEEGVTYVLGPGSTVGAVKEAFGFSGSPLGVDVWRDGEVLVRDATEDEILAHLGEENVVVVSPIGGQGFVFGRGNHQISPAVIRRSELEVVASRRKLDDIGALRVDTGDEDVDESLRGWTQVRTGRFERRLVKVV, from the coding sequence ATGCGCACTATCGGAGTCGTCGTGAACCCCATCGCGGGCATGGGGGGACGCGTCGGCCTGAAGGGAACCGACGGCGTCGTGGAGGAAGCCCGCCGGAGGGGCGCGGAGCCACGCGCTCCCGGCCGCGCGCGGAAGGCGTTTCGAGCGCTCCGCGACGCCGACCCGGACGTTCGCGTGCTCGCGTACGGCGGCCGGATGGGCGCGGACGAGGCCCGGGACGCCGGGTTCGACCCCGAGATTGTCGGTACGCCCGCGGGCGACGAGACGACCGCCGCCGACACCCGCGCTGCGGTTGCGGCGTTCGTGGACGCGGACGCCGACCTCGTGCTGTTCGTCGGCGGGGACGGCACCGCCGTGGACATCGCGGAGACGCTGAACGACCTCGGCGCGGAGACGCCGATGCTCGGCGTTCCGGCGGGCGTGAAGGTGTACTCGTCGGTGTTCGCGGTGCGCCCGGAGGCCGCGGGCCGAATCGCGGCGTCCTTCGAGCGCACCGAGGGACGCGAGGTGAACGACATCGACGAGGACGCCTACCGCGAGGGCGAGGTGCGCGCCGAACTGAAGGCCGTCGTCGAGGTGCCGGTCGCGGAACAGCTCCAGTCGAGCAAACAGCTCGCGGGCGGCACCGTGGAGGCGCTCGCGGAGGGCGTGGCGGACGGCGTCGAGGAGGGCGTGACGTACGTGCTCGGCCCCGGGAGCACCGTCGGCGCGGTGAAGGAGGCGTTCGGCTTCTCGGGGTCGCCGCTCGGCGTGGACGTGTGGCGGGACGGCGAGGTGCTCGTCCGGGACGCGACCGAGGACGAGATTCTCGCGCACCTCGGCGAGGAGAACGTCGTCGTGGTGTCGCCCATCGGCGGGCAGGGGTTCGTGTTCGGGCGCGGAAACCACCAGATAAGTCCCGCGGTGATTCGGCGGAGCGAACTCGAGGTCGTCGCATCTCGGCGGAAGCTCGACGACATCGGCGCGCTCCGCGTGGACACGGGCGACGAGGACGTGGACGAGTCGCTCCGCGGCTGGACGCAGGTCAGGACGGGTCGCTTCGAGCGCCGCCTCGTCAAGGTCGTCTAA
- a CDS encoding DUF5803 family protein produces the protein MRRRLVAVLAVALLAATAGCAGMGFSGASGEDVSYDWNASADASIDVSTGSYQAVYRANNTTELSFSTPTELTGDQPVSLSAVKFRYPNGTIVNESVVDVSETRSETVVSIPAADGQLAFTAPASQRGVTVSAPVEGSYEVVLPGGMDVLIPVLGHVDPGDYERSTADGRVHLAWESLDGGHVEASYYYQQDVYIFAGVIVLAALVGVTGAFYLRNQIRRLRQYREDAGLDVE, from the coding sequence ATGAGGCGTCGCCTGGTCGCGGTGCTCGCGGTCGCTCTCCTCGCGGCCACCGCCGGCTGTGCGGGCATGGGGTTCTCCGGGGCGAGCGGCGAGGACGTCTCCTACGACTGGAACGCGTCCGCGGACGCCTCCATCGACGTGTCCACGGGCTCCTACCAGGCGGTCTACCGCGCGAACAACACCACGGAACTCTCGTTCTCGACGCCGACCGAACTCACGGGAGACCAGCCGGTCTCGCTCTCCGCCGTGAAGTTCCGGTACCCGAACGGGACGATAGTGAACGAGTCCGTGGTGGACGTCTCGGAGACGCGCTCCGAGACCGTCGTGTCGATTCCCGCCGCGGACGGCCAGTTGGCGTTCACCGCGCCCGCCAGTCAGCGCGGCGTCACCGTCTCCGCGCCCGTCGAGGGCTCCTACGAGGTCGTGCTCCCCGGCGGGATGGACGTCCTGATTCCCGTGCTCGGCCACGTCGACCCCGGCGACTACGAGCGCTCGACGGCGGACGGCCGCGTCCACCTCGCGTGGGAGTCCCTCGACGGCGGGCACGTCGAGGCGAGTTACTACTACCAGCAGGACGTCTACATCTTCGCGGGCGTCATCGTGCTCGCCGCCCTGGTGGGCGTGACGGGCGCGTTCTACCTCCGAAACCAGATTCGACGGCTCCGCCAGTACCGGGAGGACGCCGGCCTCGACGTCGAATAG
- a CDS encoding transcription factor, protein MAFEDLLDDPVVQKYLHELVGPTGMPVAAAPPDGEVTDEELAERLGLELNDVRRALFILYENDLATYRRVRDEDSGWLTYLWTFEYDNIPENLAEEMDRLLEALRERREYELENEFYLCEVDSIRFEFGEAMDFGFECPECGSPLESMENTDMLASIDDRIDALESELNAA, encoded by the coding sequence ATGGCTTTTGAGGACTTACTCGACGACCCGGTGGTGCAGAAGTACCTCCACGAACTCGTCGGGCCGACGGGAATGCCGGTCGCGGCCGCGCCGCCGGACGGCGAGGTGACGGATGAGGAGCTCGCGGAACGCCTCGGACTGGAGTTGAACGACGTGCGACGCGCGCTCTTCATCCTCTACGAGAACGACCTCGCGACCTACCGCCGGGTGCGCGACGAGGACTCGGGCTGGCTCACCTACCTCTGGACGTTCGAGTACGACAACATCCCGGAGAACCTCGCGGAGGAGATGGACCGCCTCCTGGAGGCGCTGCGGGAGCGCCGCGAGTACGAACTGGAGAACGAGTTCTACCTCTGCGAGGTGGACTCCATCCGGTTCGAGTTCGGTGAGGCGATGGACTTCGGGTTCGAGTGCCCCGAGTGCGGGTCGCCCCTGGAGTCGATGGAGAACACGGACATGCTGGCGTCCATCGACGACCGAATCGACGCGCTCGAATCGGAGTTGAACGCGGCATAA
- a CDS encoding DUF7525 family protein yields the protein MATETDASIGGGVLLGALSVAGALGMYVAQSQANTAYAFAAAVTLGVLAVGAFHVYD from the coding sequence ATGGCAACCGAAACTGACGCGAGCATCGGCGGCGGCGTGCTCCTCGGCGCGCTCAGCGTCGCCGGCGCGCTCGGAATGTACGTCGCGCAGAGCCAGGCGAACACCGCGTACGCGTTCGCCGCCGCAGTCACCCTCGGCGTCCTCGCCGTCGGCGCGTTCCACGTCTACGACTGA
- a CDS encoding LEA type 2 family protein has translation MDVRSLLFGSTIRVALTVVLGLGVVAGGAVVTGVVGVPSVASMDNGFGEVTNDTTAVNTELVVHNPNPIGIRLGDTTVNYSVLMNDVTVATGSKSGFDIDTGNTSINLTTYLQNDRIPDWWVTHIRNEETTSLVVNADVHSGLLGRTFNYQTGGQTISTDIISQFNSSETRAVNSGSVLVDDPLFYVNRTNASWGEVSSAETPIDMEFLVHNPKDAPLGVSKIGYNITMNDISVGSGELDKGVVVPPHASKEVEATTAIRNQRLDEWWVSHLRNDQVTNLTIDFYAVIEPPVEGASAMRIPLRDLTYTRTIETNIFRDDPGNDTSDDATTTTSDDTTTSDGTTTAGTTTEDGTTTDDGGVLDGDTTTTTSDGGTTTAGTTTEDDGILSVSQGGTFMSEEARVSSMARSTQSPGRVLRA, from the coding sequence ATGGACGTTCGTTCGCTGTTGTTCGGGAGCACTATCCGCGTCGCGCTCACCGTCGTTCTCGGCCTGGGCGTCGTGGCGGGGGGCGCGGTCGTGACGGGTGTCGTCGGCGTGCCGAGCGTGGCCTCGATGGACAACGGCTTCGGGGAGGTCACGAACGACACGACGGCAGTGAACACCGAACTCGTCGTGCACAACCCGAACCCAATCGGGATTCGGCTCGGCGACACGACCGTGAACTACAGCGTGCTGATGAACGACGTGACGGTGGCGACGGGGTCGAAGTCCGGGTTCGACATCGACACCGGGAACACGTCGATCAATCTCACGACATACTTGCAAAACGACCGGATTCCGGACTGGTGGGTGACGCACATCCGGAACGAGGAGACCACGTCGCTCGTCGTGAACGCGGACGTGCACTCCGGACTGCTCGGCCGCACGTTCAACTATCAGACCGGCGGACAGACGATTTCGACGGACATCATCAGCCAGTTCAATTCGAGCGAGACGCGCGCCGTAAACTCGGGGAGCGTGCTCGTGGACGACCCCCTGTTCTACGTGAATCGCACGAACGCCTCCTGGGGCGAGGTGTCGTCCGCGGAGACCCCCATCGACATGGAGTTCCTCGTTCACAACCCGAAGGACGCTCCGCTCGGCGTCTCCAAAATCGGGTACAACATCACGATGAACGACATCTCCGTCGGGAGCGGTGAACTCGACAAGGGCGTCGTCGTGCCGCCGCACGCGTCGAAGGAGGTGGAGGCGACGACGGCCATCCGGAACCAGCGCCTCGACGAGTGGTGGGTGTCCCACCTCCGGAACGACCAGGTGACGAACCTCACCATCGACTTCTACGCGGTCATCGAACCGCCCGTGGAGGGCGCGAGCGCGATGCGCATCCCGCTCCGCGACCTCACGTACACCCGCACCATCGAGACGAACATCTTCCGGGACGACCCCGGGAACGACACGAGCGACGACGCCACCACGACGACGAGCGACGACACGACCACGAGTGACGGGACGACGACTGCCGGAACGACCACCGAGGACGGAACGACGACGGACGATGGCGGCGTGCTCGACGGCGACACGACCACGACGACGAGCGACGGCGGAACGACGACGGCGGGAACCACGACCGAGGACGACGGGATTCTCTCGGTCAGTCAGGGAGGTACGTTTATGAGCGAGGAGGCCCGTGTGTCGAGTATGGCACGGAGTACTCAGTCTCCTGGTCGCGTTCTCCGCGCGTGA
- a CDS encoding DUF2110 family protein has translation MVVLATKVYVGGDARERALDGLRSLIRNTVGDLDVEFEVGVRHDGFPSVTLSGPDEEVARNALREEWGVITPQFREGDTYTGTLEFWDEDGFVLDAGEEVRIPADELGLGPGTPEQIRKRFGLVQHVPLRFVYGEPCSLAEAERDRLFEWTRGTGRVNVNSATRGETRATVNRAGHAHDIVTVERLGLLEQSIICREDTDAPGLLSSIGEYLPAELLAVVP, from the coding sequence ATGGTCGTCCTCGCAACCAAAGTGTACGTCGGCGGCGACGCCCGCGAACGCGCGCTCGACGGCCTGCGGTCGCTCATCCGGAACACGGTCGGCGACCTCGACGTGGAGTTCGAAGTCGGCGTGCGCCACGACGGCTTCCCGTCCGTGACGCTGTCCGGGCCGGACGAGGAAGTCGCGCGGAACGCCCTGCGCGAGGAGTGGGGCGTCATCACGCCCCAGTTCCGCGAGGGCGACACCTACACGGGCACGCTCGAATTCTGGGACGAGGACGGGTTCGTGCTCGACGCGGGCGAGGAAGTGCGGATTCCCGCGGACGAACTCGGGCTCGGCCCGGGGACGCCCGAGCAAATCCGGAAGCGCTTCGGTCTCGTCCAGCACGTCCCGCTCCGGTTCGTGTACGGCGAGCCGTGCTCGCTCGCGGAGGCGGAGCGCGACCGCCTGTTCGAGTGGACGCGCGGCACCGGCCGCGTGAACGTGAACAGCGCGACCCGCGGGGAGACGCGCGCGACGGTGAACCGCGCGGGTCACGCGCACGACATCGTCACGGTCGAACGCCTCGGCCTCCTCGAACAGAGCATCATCTGTCGCGAGGACACGGACGCGCCCGGCCTGCTCTCCAGCATCGGCGAATACCTGCCCGCCGAACTCCTCGCCGTCGTTCCATGA
- a CDS encoding DUF7123 family protein: MADYTEEEREIVNYLRESVATGERYFRAKTIADAIGLTAKQVGVRLPRLAEKSEDVDIEKWGRSRSTTWKVEPQ; encoded by the coding sequence ATGGCCGACTACACCGAGGAGGAGCGCGAAATCGTGAACTACCTCCGGGAGAGCGTGGCCACCGGCGAGCGGTACTTCCGCGCGAAGACCATCGCGGACGCCATCGGTCTCACCGCGAAACAGGTGGGCGTGCGACTGCCGCGGCTCGCGGAGAAGTCGGAGGACGTGGACATCGAGAAGTGGGGGCGGTCGCGCTCGACCACGTGGAAGGTCGAACCGCAGTAA
- a CDS encoding DUF7528 family protein, translating to MSVDGEGESVVVTIGDETLELSRDAAKELKTGVGDALTRRESFFRTACVHREDGSYVVERRNADSTGNSAVFETFDEVRRLFDRLPETFDADDLSKAGLTGSRRHMLVRHFAEHPGFACELESRSPIRARKLS from the coding sequence ATTTCAGTCGACGGCGAGGGCGAATCGGTCGTCGTCACGATAGGTGACGAGACGCTCGAACTCTCCCGGGACGCCGCGAAGGAACTGAAGACCGGCGTCGGGGACGCCCTCACGCGGCGCGAATCCTTCTTCCGCACCGCCTGCGTCCACCGCGAGGACGGGAGTTACGTCGTGGAACGCCGGAACGCGGACTCAACGGGGAACTCGGCGGTGTTCGAGACGTTCGACGAGGTGCGGCGGTTGTTCGACCGCCTCCCCGAGACGTTCGACGCCGACGACCTCTCGAAAGCGGGGTTGACGGGGTCGCGACGCCACATGCTGGTGCGGCACTTCGCGGAGCACCCGGGGTTCGCGTGCGAACTGGAGAGTCGGAGTCCGATACGCGCGAGAAAACTCAGTTGA
- a CDS encoding RAD55 family ATPase: MFDVGSALPIDGVPEGTNLLIGGPAMTRKREIARSLVESGISRGEGAVVVTTRDSADRLLDLSPPIRTATIEGRAGVIDCVTRERGGDYQERENIRYVSSPGDLTDIGIRAAGFFKQFSDEDRPVRFGLASLSTMLMYADTRRVFRFMNVLTGRVQQHGWFGATVLETDGKSAFDTFAPLFDGMVQTRFAEEGSGIEVRVLGLEGTPTEWERL, from the coding sequence ATGTTCGATGTGGGCTCGGCGCTTCCGATCGACGGCGTTCCCGAGGGGACGAACCTCCTCATCGGCGGCCCGGCGATGACCCGGAAGCGCGAAATCGCCCGTTCGCTCGTTGAGAGCGGGATATCTCGGGGCGAAGGCGCGGTCGTAGTGACGACGCGGGACAGCGCCGACCGCTTGCTCGACCTGTCCCCTCCGATTCGCACGGCGACCATAGAGGGCCGCGCGGGCGTCATCGACTGCGTGACGCGCGAGCGCGGGGGCGACTACCAGGAGCGGGAGAACATCCGGTACGTCTCCTCGCCGGGCGACCTCACCGACATCGGAATCCGCGCGGCCGGGTTCTTCAAGCAGTTCAGCGACGAAGACCGTCCGGTTCGGTTCGGGTTGGCGTCGCTCTCGACGATGTTGATGTACGCGGACACCCGGCGGGTGTTCCGGTTCATGAACGTGCTCACGGGACGCGTGCAACAGCACGGCTGGTTCGGCGCGACGGTGCTGGAGACGGACGGGAAGTCCGCGTTCGACACGTTCGCGCCGCTGTTCGACGGGATGGTGCAGACGCGGTTCGCGGAGGAGGGCAGCGGTATCGAGGTGCGCGTCCTCGGGTTGGAGGGGACGCCGACGGAGTGGGAGCGCCTCTAG
- a CDS encoding DUF7535 family protein yields the protein MPTTSKTDRVLSFLFSPVSSDDPFMTLVGLMLFTAMLFLFLPLLPVLAALWVLDEVLGTPGAE from the coding sequence ATGCCCACGACATCGAAGACCGACCGCGTCCTCTCGTTCCTGTTCAGTCCAGTCAGCTCCGACGACCCCTTCATGACGCTCGTCGGCCTGATGCTGTTCACGGCGATGCTGTTCCTCTTCCTCCCCCTCCTCCCCGTCCTCGCCGCGCTCTGGGTGCTGGACGAGGTGCTCGGCACTCCCGGCGCGGAGTAA
- a CDS encoding NAD-dependent epimerase/dehydratase family protein: MELTGQRVVVTGAAGLVGSHLAGHLADENDVLAVDNLSKGTRDRVPDGVAFEKADLRDADDVAEVITEDVDIVFHFAAYTDTNYSNPRKLFEENGEMTYNVLERMNEVGVDSLAFTSSSTVYGEAPMPTPEDYAPLEPISIYGASKLADEGLVSTYAHSHGIQSWMYRFANIVGPRQRGNVIPDFIEKLLDDPDSLEILGNGRQEKSYLHVEDCVDAMCHVVEHADDDLNTYNLGTRTTTSVNTIADIVADVLDCDPEYKYTGGDRGWTGDVPKMRLSIEKLSALGWEPPESSDDAVRRAARQLADELRE, from the coding sequence ATGGAACTCACGGGACAGCGAGTCGTCGTCACGGGGGCCGCCGGGCTGGTCGGCTCCCACCTCGCCGGCCACCTCGCGGACGAGAACGACGTGCTCGCCGTGGACAACCTCTCGAAGGGCACGCGCGACCGCGTCCCCGACGGCGTCGCGTTCGAGAAGGCTGACCTCCGCGACGCGGACGACGTAGCCGAGGTTATCACCGAGGATGTCGATATCGTGTTCCACTTCGCGGCGTACACGGACACGAACTACTCGAACCCCCGGAAGCTGTTCGAGGAGAACGGCGAGATGACGTACAACGTCCTCGAACGCATGAACGAGGTCGGCGTGGACAGCCTCGCGTTCACGTCCTCCTCGACGGTGTACGGGGAAGCGCCGATGCCGACCCCGGAGGATTACGCGCCCCTGGAACCCATCAGCATCTACGGCGCGTCGAAGCTCGCGGACGAAGGCCTGGTGTCGACGTACGCGCACAGCCACGGCATCCAGTCCTGGATGTACCGGTTCGCGAACATCGTCGGCCCGCGCCAGCGCGGGAACGTCATCCCGGACTTCATCGAGAAGCTCTTGGACGACCCGGACTCCCTCGAAATCCTCGGGAACGGCCGCCAGGAGAAGTCCTACCTGCACGTGGAGGACTGCGTGGACGCGATGTGTCACGTCGTGGAGCACGCGGACGACGACCTGAACACGTACAACCTCGGGACGCGGACGACGACGAGCGTGAACACCATCGCGGACATCGTCGCGGACGTGCTTGACTGCGACCCAGAGTACAAGTACACGGGCGGCGACCGCGGGTGGACGGGTGACGTGCCGAAGATGCGGCTGTCCATCGAGAAGCTGTCCGCGCTCGGCTGGGAGCCGCCGGAGTCGAGCGACGACGCGGTGCGTCGGGCGGCCCGACAGCTCGCGGACGAACTCCGCGAGTAG
- the arcD gene encoding arginine/ornithine antiporter ArcD, with translation MMSSDFQPKTLSDIPPERRPSLGEALLPILGVVVFLGVGSGYLGLAPHGPLLWSIVFAGLVGLVRLDLTYADLYDAVSNGLIMGLQALLILFTIYALIATWVSAGTIPGLMYYGLGILTPEVFLPVTALLAAVVAFSIGSSWTTAGTLGVAFIGIGSGLGIPAPMTAGAILSGAYAGDKQSPLSDTTNLAAAVTNTDLYDHIDAMKVGTALALGLSVLVYAVLGLRAGGAIPAGQVESIRGALAGTYTTNPLVFLPLVVTFGLALYGVPALPTLVTGVFAGAFTTVLLQGGQFTTAWNVFLNGTAPETGVELVNSLLATGGLSGSAWTITVVVLALSLGGLLEGMGVLAVLANELLDLVWSENSLVAGTGVAAIVTNVFSAQQYMSIVLPGVSLRNAYEEYDLDSRNLSRAVEAAGTPTGALIPWHAGAVYMSGVFGVPTLTGSIDLANLSVSIGGYAPYYAFAFLSPLILFAMAATGYGFVAKSDT, from the coding sequence GTGATGAGTTCGGACTTCCAGCCGAAAACGCTCAGTGACATCCCGCCCGAACGCCGGCCCTCGCTCGGGGAGGCGCTCCTGCCGATTCTCGGCGTCGTCGTCTTCCTCGGCGTCGGCTCCGGCTACCTCGGGCTCGCACCGCACGGCCCCCTCCTCTGGAGCATCGTCTTCGCCGGCCTGGTCGGCCTCGTCCGCCTCGACCTCACCTACGCCGACCTCTACGACGCCGTCTCCAACGGCCTCATCATGGGCCTTCAGGCGCTCCTCATCCTGTTCACCATCTACGCCCTCATCGCCACCTGGGTCAGCGCCGGCACCATCCCCGGCCTGATGTACTACGGCCTCGGCATCCTCACGCCCGAAGTCTTCCTCCCCGTCACCGCCCTGCTCGCCGCCGTCGTCGCGTTCTCCATCGGGAGTTCCTGGACGACCGCCGGCACGCTCGGCGTCGCCTTCATCGGCATCGGCTCCGGCCTCGGCATCCCCGCACCGATGACCGCCGGCGCGATTCTCTCCGGCGCGTACGCCGGCGACAAACAGAGCCCGCTCAGCGACACCACCAACCTCGCCGCCGCCGTCACCAACACCGACCTCTACGACCACATCGACGCGATGAAGGTCGGAACCGCGCTCGCGCTCGGCCTCTCCGTCCTCGTCTACGCCGTCCTCGGCCTCCGCGCCGGCGGCGCGATCCCCGCCGGACAGGTCGAGAGCATCCGCGGCGCGCTCGCCGGCACCTACACCACGAACCCGCTCGTCTTCCTCCCGCTCGTAGTCACGTTCGGCCTCGCGCTCTACGGCGTCCCCGCCCTCCCCACGCTCGTCACCGGCGTGTTCGCCGGCGCGTTCACCACCGTCCTCCTCCAGGGCGGACAGTTCACCACCGCCTGGAACGTCTTCCTCAACGGCACCGCGCCCGAAACCGGCGTCGAACTCGTGAACAGCCTGCTCGCCACCGGCGGCCTCTCCGGGTCCGCGTGGACCATCACCGTCGTCGTCCTCGCGCTCTCCCTCGGCGGCCTCCTCGAAGGCATGGGCGTGCTCGCCGTGCTCGCGAATGAACTCCTCGACCTCGTCTGGAGCGAGAACAGCCTCGTCGCCGGCACCGGCGTCGCCGCCATCGTGACGAACGTCTTCAGCGCCCAGCAGTACATGAGCATCGTCCTGCCCGGTGTCAGCCTCCGGAACGCCTACGAGGAGTACGACCTCGACTCCCGCAACCTCTCCCGGGCCGTCGAAGCCGCCGGCACCCCGACCGGCGCGCTCATCCCGTGGCACGCCGGCGCGGTCTACATGTCCGGCGTATTCGGCGTCCCCACCCTCACCGGCAGCATCGACCTCGCGAACCTCTCCGTCTCCATCGGCGGGTACGCGCCCTACTACGCGTTCGCCTTCCTCAGCCCGCTCATCCTGTTCGCCATGGCCGCGACCGGCTACGGATTCGTCGCGAAATCCGACACCTGA
- a CDS encoding tRNA (cytidine(56)-2'-O)-methyltransferase, producing MQGEREVVVCRYGHRPGRDDRMTTHVGLTARALGADRVVFPGNAGQSADTVRDITGRFGGPFAVELTDEQDALIRDWDGDIVHLTMYGERVQDVQDEIREAHADDDLLVVVGGEKVPFTVYDHADWNVAVTNQPHSEVAGLAVFLDRLFDGRELDQNWEGAERRVIPEETGKNVEQLDE from the coding sequence ATGCAGGGAGAACGCGAAGTCGTCGTCTGCCGGTACGGCCACCGCCCCGGCCGCGACGACCGCATGACGACGCACGTGGGACTGACGGCGCGCGCGCTCGGCGCTGACCGCGTCGTCTTCCCCGGGAACGCCGGGCAGTCCGCCGACACCGTCCGCGACATCACCGGCCGCTTCGGCGGCCCGTTCGCCGTCGAACTCACGGACGAACAGGACGCCCTCATCCGTGACTGGGACGGCGACATCGTCCACCTCACCATGTACGGCGAACGCGTGCAGGACGTCCAGGACGAGATTCGGGAAGCGCACGCGGACGATGACTTGCTCGTCGTGGTCGGCGGGGAGAAAGTCCCGTTCACCGTCTACGACCACGCCGACTGGAACGTCGCCGTCACCAACCAACCCCACTCCGAAGTCGCCGGCCTCGCCGTCTTCCTCGACCGACTCTTCGACGGCCGCGAACTCGACCAGAACTGGGAGGGAGCCGAACGCCGCGTCATCCCCGAAGAAACCGGGAAGAACGTCGAACAGCTCGACGAGTAA
- a CDS encoding competence/damage-inducible protein A, translated as MNVGIVTVGDELLSGETENTNASWLGRRLAERGVTVRRTVVVPDEVGEIAGETREFAERYDAAIVTGGLGPTHDDVTMDGVAAAFDRDVVEHPDAVAWFAERDGYHNSDLAEGTTFLPEDARVLPNEEGVAPGAVVENVYVLPGVPAEMKAMFESVESEFEGERTHVEVVHSEQPESALVDALTEVQEQFDVTVGSYPGDGVRIRVGSPDPETAEAAAAWLRERV; from the coding sequence ATGAACGTCGGTATCGTCACCGTCGGCGACGAACTGCTCTCCGGCGAGACGGAGAACACGAACGCGTCCTGGCTCGGCCGCCGACTCGCGGAGCGCGGCGTCACCGTCCGCCGGACGGTCGTCGTGCCGGACGAGGTCGGGGAGATAGCGGGGGAGACTCGGGAGTTCGCGGAGCGCTACGACGCCGCCATCGTCACCGGGGGGCTGGGGCCGACGCACGACGACGTGACGATGGACGGGGTCGCGGCGGCGTTCGACCGCGACGTGGTCGAACACCCGGACGCGGTCGCGTGGTTCGCGGAGCGCGACGGCTACCACAACAGCGACCTCGCCGAGGGGACGACGTTCCTCCCGGAGGACGCGCGAGTCCTCCCGAACGAGGAGGGCGTCGCGCCGGGCGCGGTCGTGGAGAACGTCTACGTCCTCCCCGGCGTGCCCGCCGAGATGAAGGCGATGTTCGAGTCGGTCGAGAGCGAGTTCGAGGGCGAGCGCACGCACGTCGAGGTCGTGCACTCCGAACAGCCGGAGTCCGCGCTCGTGGACGCGCTGACCGAGGTACAGGAACAGTTCGACGTGACCGTCGGGAGTTATCCCGGCGACGGCGTTCGCATCCGCGTCGGAAGCCCCGACCCGGAGACCGCCGAGGCGGCGGCCGCGTGGCTCCGCGAGCGCGTCTAG